A genomic region of Colletotrichum destructivum chromosome 5, complete sequence contains the following coding sequences:
- a CDS encoding Putative NUDIX hydrolase domain-containing protein encodes MPPALPSRPLSYTTNPSVLPYTLRFHPYAPSATSQVHHTHRLCVGAAVISTPSSRDKNNNSSSNNTNTIIPPRILLLQRSAREKALPHRWELPGGAAESRDGDALAAAARELWEETGLRAARFAALVGAYQWDGAGDSAAATAVPGDQAWGLPGGGVGVAESADVVTGRRRDAWRKYTYLVEVETEAGGGTDVVVDPEEHEAFVWATEDEARAGRCGDVVLDWTSENQRLDVLKAFEIAKKGR; translated from the coding sequence ATGCCGCCCGCACTACCCTCCCGGCCCTTATCCTACACGACGAACCCCTCCGTCCTCCCCTACACCCTCCGCTTCCACCCCTACGCCCCCTCCGCCACCTCGCAGGTCCACCACACTCACCGCCTCtgcgtcggcgccgccgtcatctccaccccctcctcccgggataagaacaacaacagcagcagcaacaacaccaacaccatcatcccccccaggatcctcctcctccagcgcTCCGCCCGGGAAAAGGCCCTCCCCCACCGCTGGGAActccccggcggcgccgccgagtcccgcgacggcgacgccctagccgccgccgcccgcgagctctgggaggagacgggccTGCGCGCCGCGCGgttcgccgccctcgtcggcgcctaTCAGtgggacggcgccggcgacagcgccgccgcgacggccgtgCCGGGGGACCAGGCGTGGGGTCTGCCGGggggcggcgtgggcgtcgCGGAGTCGGCCGACGTTGTCACTGGTAGGCGCCGCGACGCGTGGCGCAAGTACACgtacctcgtcgaggtcgagaccgaggccggTGGGGgcaccgacgtcgtcgtcgaccccgAGGAGCACGAGGCCTTCGTCTGGGCCACGGAGGACGAGGCGCGCGCCGGCCGGTGCGgggacgtcgtcctcgactgGACCTCGGAGAACCAGAGGCTGGACGTGTTGAAGGCCTTTGAGATCGCGAAGAAGGGGCGTTAG
- a CDS encoding Putative NFACT protein: MKQRFSSIDVKVIAHELQESLTTLRLANVYDLSSKILLLKFAKPDNKKQLIIDSGFRCHLTDFTRTTAAAPSAFVTRLRKFLKTRRLTSVRQIGTDRILEFQFSDGQYRLFLEFFASGNVILTDADLKILTLLRNVSEGEGQEPQRVGMNYSLENRQNYNGVPDLTKERVRAALESSVSKTSVAATAGKKIKVKPGDELRRSLATTITELPPILVDHSFQLTGFDGKRKPADILEDESLLDALLKALTQARSIVEDATSSATAKGYIFAKYRSKPDHAPETAPPAAEDEETKRSNLLYDDFHPFLPSKFANDPTVKVLEFDGYNKTVDEFFSSLEGQKLESKLTEREAAARRKLDAARSDQEKRIEGLRGAQSINVQKATAIEANVERVQEAMDAVNGLLQQGMDWVDISKLIEREQKRRNPVAEIIKLPLNLAENKITLLLGEEEDIEDDESNYETDSDASDSEDEESSNNNKQKNDKRLEIEVDITLSPWANSRGYHEQKRSAAKKAEKTVQQSQMALKNAEQKIQAELKKGLKTEKAVLQPIRKQSWFEKFIWFVSSDGYLVLGGKDAQQNEMLYKRYLRKGDVYVHADMHGAATVIIKNSPSTPDAPIPPSTLAQAGTLAVCSSSAWDSKAGMGAWWVNANQVSKSAPTGEYLPTGSFMVRGQKNFLPPAQLLLGIGIMFKISEESKARHVKHRLYDGAGLQAPSADKGPEESAADAAQARDEDPDDASDIGSENNDEDEDPRDNPLQHLGQDGQDDSEEPIASGESPVEEMEKLKLEDGKTADDSANEETKPTEDGNNDEDEEQEEEEDEAGDSDQAVTGQTSTPAEPADGPSSKASATANDKQRPAKRGQKSKAKKLAAKYKDQDEEDRAAAEALYGSARGKQRAEAEAQSKAEREAQLAFQKERRRAQHERQQKETAEHEEVRRLMNEEGVEVLDAEELGKMTLLDALVGTPLPGDEILEAVPVCAPWNAMGKFKYKAKLQPGAVKKGKAVKEVFERWKADSSRKGALDERSQDREKMWPREVELIKALKAEESINVVPVGKVRVMMAGGSGGGGGGGAKGQQGKGGRGGRGSKKK; the protein is encoded by the exons ATGAAGCAGCGTTTCTCCTCCATCGACGTCAAGGTCATCGCCCATGAGCTCCAAGAGAGCCTCACTACCTTGCGACTGGCCAACGTCTACGACCTCTCCTCCAAGATCCTGTTGCTCAAGTTTGCGAAGCCCGACAACAAGAAGCAGCTCATCATAGACTCGGGCTTCCGATGCCACCTCACTGATTTCACGCGtacgaccgccgccgcgccctcggcctttgTCACCCGCCTGCGCAAGTTTTTGAAGACGAGGCGCTTGACGTCGGTTAGGCAGATCGGAACGGACCGGATTTTGGAATTCCAGTTCAGTGACGGCCAGTACCGTCTCTTCCTCGAGTTTTTCGCT AGCGGAAACGTAATCTTGACCGATGCCGACCTCAAGATCCTTACCCTGTTGCGAAACGTCTCTGAAGGCGAGGGCCAGGAACCACAAAGAGTCGGCATGAACTACTCTCTGGAAAACAGACAAAACTACAACGGCGTCCCGGATCTGACAAAGGAGAGAGTAAGGGCTGCGCTGGAATCGTCCGTCAGCAAGACCTCGGTAGCCGCCACGGCAGGGAAGAAGATTAAGGTGAAGCCGGGGGACGAACTGAGGCGCAGCTTGGCGACAACGATTACCGAACTACCTCCGATTTTGGTAGACCACTCGTTCCAGCTTACTGGTTTCGATGGGAAAAGGAAGCCGGCCGACATCCTCGAAGACGAGTCGCTGCTGGACGCGCTCCTGAAGGCTTTGACTCAGGCACGAAGCATTGTGGAGGATGCGACAAGCTCTGCGACGGCCAAGGGATACATCTTTGCCAAGTACCGATCGAAGCCAGATCACGCGCCCGAGACAGCACCGCCAgcagccgaggacgaggagacgaAGAGGTCGAATCTTCTCTATGACGATTTCCACCCTTTCCTACCCAGCAAGTTCGCCAACGACCCCACCGTCAAGGTTCTTGAGTTTGATGGCTACAACAAGACCGTAGACGagttcttctcctccctggAAGGCCAAAAGCTCGAGTCGAAACTCACAGAACGAGAGGCTGCGGCGCGGAGAAAGCTTGATGCTGCCAGGTCGGACCAGGAGAAGCGTATTGAGGGTCTGCGTGGAGCACAGTCCATCAACGTGCAGAAGGCTACGGCGATCGAAGCAAATGTGGAGCGTGTTCAGGAAGCGATGGACGCCGTCAATGGTCTCCTCCAGCAGGGCATGGACTGGGTCGACATTAGCAAGCTCATCGAGCGCGAGCAGAAGCGCCGCAACCCTGTCGCAGAGATCATCAAGCTGCCGCTCAACCTGGCCGAAAACAAAATCACGCTGTTGttgggggaggaagaagacatcGAAGATGACGAGTCGAACTACGAGACGGATTCGGACGCCTCGgacagcgaggacgaggagtcgagcaacaacaacaagcagaagaaCGACAAGCGGCTGgagatcgaggtcgacatCACCCTGTCACCCTGGGCGAACTCGAGAGGATACCACGAGCAGAAGCGAagcgccgccaagaaggcggagaagacggtgCAGCAGTCCCAGATGGCGCTGAAGAACGCCGAGCAGAAGATTCAGGCGGAACTGAAGAAGGGTctgaagacggagaaggctGTTTTGCAGCCCATCCGGAAGCAGAGCTGGTTCGAAAAGTTTATCTGGTTCGTCTCATCCGACGGCTACCTGGTCCTTGGCGGCAAGGATGCGCAGCAAAACGAGATGCTGTACAAGCGCTACCTCCGAAAGGGTGACGTCTATGTCCACGCCGATATGCACGGTGCCGCGACGGTCATCATCAAGAACAGCCCGAGCACCCCCGACGCACCGATCCCCCCTTCGACGTTGGCGCAGGCCGGCACGCTTGCCGTGTGCAGCTCGAGCGCCTGGGACTCCAAGGCCGGCATGGGCGCCTGGTGGGTCAACGCCAACCAGGTGTCCAAGTCTGCGCCAACCGGGGAGTATCTCCCTACCGGAAGCTTCATGGTCCGCGGTCAAAAGAACTTCTTGCCCCCGGCGCAGCTCCTGCTCGGTATCGGCATCATGTTCAAGATCAGCGAGGAGAGCAAGGCCAGGCATGTGAAGCACAGGCTGTacgacggcgctggcctCCAAGCCCCGTCTGCCGACAAGGGGCCCGAGGAGTCTGCAGCGGATGCTGCTCAGGCCAGAGACGAGGATCCGGACGATGCGTCTGACATTGGCTCCGAGaacaacgacgaggacgaggacccCCGAGACAACCCTCTTCAGCATCTCGGACAGGACGGACAAGATGATTCAGAAGAACCTATTGCTTCTGGAGAGTCCCCTGTCGAGGAGATGGAAAAGCTCAAGCTCGAGGATGGCAAGACGGCAGACGATTCCGCCAACGAGGAAACCAAGCCAACCGAGGATGGAaacaacgacgaggacgaggagcaggaggaggaggaggacgaagccGGGGACAGTGACCAGGCTGTCACAGGACAGACATCGACGCCGGCAGAGCCCGCCGATGGGCCAAGCTCCAAGGCCAGCGCCACCGCGAACGACAAGCAACGGCCCGCCAAAAGAGGCCAGAAgagcaaggccaagaagtTGGCGGCCAAGTACAAAGaccaagacgaagaggacagggcggcggccgaggcgctgTACGGGTCTGCGCGCGGCAAGCAgagggcggaggcggaggcgcaGAGCAAGGCGGAGCGAGAGGCCCAGCTGGCGTTCCAGAAGGAGCGGCGCCGGGCGCAGCACGAACGGCAGCagaaggagacggcggaGCACGAGGAGGTCCGGCGGCTGATGAACGAGGAAGGGGTCGAGGTGCTCGATGCGGAGGAGCTGGGCAAGATGACGCTGCTGGACGCGCTGGTGGGCACGCCGCTGCCGGGcgacgagatcctcgaggcgGTGCCCGTGTGCGCGCCGTGGAACGCCATGGGCAAGTTCAAGTACAAGGCCAAGCTGCAGCCGGGCGCGgtgaagaagggcaaggcggTCAAGGAGGTGTTTGAGCGGTGGAAGGCGGACTCGTCGCGCAAGGGCGCGCTCGACGAGCGTTCGCAGGACCGGGAGAAGATGTGGCCGCGGGAGGTGGAGCTCATCAAGgcgctcaaggccgaggagtcCATCAACGTCGTGCCTGTCGGGAAGGTCagggtgatgatggccggcgggagcggcggcggcggcggcggcggggccaAGGGGCAGCAGGGCaagggcggccgaggcggccggggGTCCAAGAAGAAGTGA
- a CDS encoding Putative large ribosomal subunit protein uL2, domain 2 — MEMSTAAADGSQCKHSHTHRQQYPYLCSVLCPSRAESIRTLSSTHDPGLSPTHIDTINISYGLLASHNIHSPPPPCPGNARNRRLFASRCALLLLIHPIQPSAVSHPHPPAPPSSKPNPHRTSSPTLFSLLLPSPSIFKASIPPRAPSAQAAHRPSPLSSKSKREEKSTRSAPRGYSSLPSLLRERLEDSPLCDLKAVNLDFEARIPVPFSVFPSTYKESETQTQTQTVTQTHEELEIKLPEKKPQKPGREGQYSSFTATAAEQQLPLPPRKEQRFSEEEVRIEEHYHRPGVHHESHHYREEYRPAPPPPVQQTTQEFHDTRIHHHDTRVEIDTRHHEHLVNPIDKIERQYRQRFQPTYHREEVTVEHFPAHHHHHHSHSHVDEYTVDAQAERPRPQYKETVKVTEETIEPARFSRPQHKSKMGYYDDDGHDRYEVSEVRSSTSARRQPSPSTGGAPNLPNTVTIPCHHIRLGDFLILQGRPCQVIKISTSAATGQYRYLGVDLFTKQLHEESSFIANPAPSVVVQTMLGPVFKQYRVLDLADGQVTAMTETGDVKQGLPVIDQSNLWSRLNNAFESGRGSVRVLVLNDNGRELAVDVKVIHGSRL; from the exons ATGGAAATGTCCACTGCTGCGGCGGACGGGAGCCAATGTAAACATtcccacacacacagacagcAGTACCCGTACCTGTGCTCTGTGTTGTGTCCGTCCAGAGCAGAGAGCATCCGTACA CTCTCATCCACCCACGATCCCGGTCTCAGTCCCACCCACATCGACACAATCAACATATCGTACGGGCTACTCGCAAGTCACAACATTCActcaccaccccccccttgccctgGCAACGCTCGTAACCGTCGTCTTTTTGCATCTCGCtgcgcgctgctgctgctcatcCATCCAATCCAACCATCAGCCGTCTcacacccacaccccccAGCCCCCCCGTCTTCAAAACCCAATCCGCATCGCACATCTTCACCgaccctcttctccctccttcttccctctccatCCATCTTCAAAGCTTCAATTCCGCCTCGCGCTCCCTCCGCTCAAGCCGCTCACCGTCCATCACCCCTTTCCTCCAAATccaaaagagaagagaaaagcaCAAGAAGCGCGC CAAGAGGATACTCTTCTTTGCCTTCCTTGCTCCGGGAACGCTTAGAAGATTCTCCTCTCTGCGACCTCAAGGCCGTCAATCTGGATTTTGAAGCCCGTATCCCCGTCCCCTTTAGCGTCTTTCCCTCCACCTACAAGGAGAGTGAGACACAAacccagacccagaccgTCACACAGACTCACGAAGAGCTTGAGATCAAGCTCCCCGAGAAGAAGCCTCAGAAGCCCGGACGGGAAGGTCAATACTCTTCCTTCactgccaccgccgctgaACAGCagctccctctccctccccggAAAGAACAGCGCTTCAGCGAAGAAGAGGTCCGTATCGAAGAACATTACCACCGTCCCGGTGTCCACCACGAGTCCCACCACTACCGTGAGGAGTACCG ccctgcccctcctcctcccgtTCAGCAAACCACTCAAGAGTTCCACGACACTCGcatccaccaccacgacACTCGTGTTGAGATCGACACCCGTCACCACGAGCACCTGGTAAACCCCATTGATAAGATCGAACGCCAGTACCGCCAACGCTTCCAGCCTACCTACCACCGCGAGGAAGTCACTGTTGAGCACTTCCCTgctcaccatcaccaccaccactctcactctcacgTCGACGAATACACCGTCGACGCCCAAGCTGAGCGCCCCCGCCCTCAGTACAAGGAGACCGTAAAGGTTACCGAAGAGACCATCGAGCCCGCTCGCTTCTCGCGCCCCCAACACAAGTCCAAGATGGGttactacgacgacgacg GCCACGACCGCTACGAGGTCTCGGAGGTCCgctcctccacctcggcccgccgccagccctccccctccaccgGCGGTGCCCCCAACCTGCCCAACACCGTCACCATCCCCTGCCACCACATCCGCCTCGGCGACTTCTTGATCCTCCAGGGCCGCCCCTGCCAGGTCATCAAGAtctccacctcggccgccacCGGCCAGTACCGCTACCTCGGTGTCGACCTCTTCACCAAGCAGCTCCACGAGGAGTCGTCCTTCATCGCCAACCCCGCCcccagcgtcgtcgtccagaccATGCTCGGCCCCGTCTTCAAGCAGTACCGcgtccttgacctcgccgacggccaggTCACCGCCATGACCGAGACTGGCGACGTCAAGCAGGGCCTGCCCGTCATTGACCAGTCCAACCTCTGGTCCCGCCTCAACAACGCCTTCGAGTCCGGCCGCGGCAgcgtccgcgtcctcgtccttaACGACAACGGccgcgagctcgccgtcgacgtcaaggTCATCCACGGCTCTCGTCTGTAA
- a CDS encoding Putative Zinc finger C2H2-type, with amino-acid sequence MDNGPGKDGQSDPPPVISSLAHACNAAFTRLCQDLPTTDYHGLEAKATDEAGRFRIWAANIGALQRPQSSGSLDSRLKNAERMKSSAVSGLHRLEDALVRANGIALGNIPNRTKSLVTGEESISHSSDLHSGNSYEGNRVSSATEIDELFNNIRSCITHLFTLSTLLRRSHPRGRTSRQGPQYSQSDPRPSITNAQDKFPKLKQSTWLAERIGERNARQSDYIRYRQNHRRNLAQVEVGPGHDEQAERATTKATSFHETLASPESIRRDPLDSKWAESIYTVATSFAQTAVGADNYSGRIVPQLTRMWLDGRQLGYGEPIECPYCRTIQVIKDRFHWKHHLYRDLQTYVCTFKDCSAEPFQTSHEWFEHELDKHRRQWNCALCNAKCVSASGLEAHFDSRHPGVVPAAQRKVMLKACEKPVAHFDKDACLFCDSWNPSTIIEGKSERFRSHLAKHFQELACEAIPLAIEGLVVQDDSDTDHDPTTSDGDDHSTEDGEMTDERWVTIGKHIEEKGLWKCLHLERSGLVCPNTYSSHSMLSSHFREQHELTTRPEVQLNLCRGCYNFFRGEYCNCAGATHGYEVWYFAKWRASSNTIVRAQQTVADAERRPQMEPHMNMEAEFARQRAWLESKMQLYNAADAALVDENHNPGASGGDGHGLHRNIYDQPPSQPPQQHIYYQAQQDHHSAQEAHSVATHPPTDNISPPTLDRSYAQTLPLENAPEPSFLILDETGQKHSVPLRLGRSWPYMIEFVENKFMMALDETSSQQQYTLCKLVGANGSIAPEEWERVIKSGSVVRMIRSEPSERGLRGEAQNSNQRLGTADIGMKAQAERGGFRCEESTRDDEAEDQISHPHFAQTPEGLKTLRRRTNWLSKRALSEGRDFNPEDEVNFEETWSSARRLQRRTQPKPGAASGTHPAREGDNGRPDAAAVANELAAADDRSGDDPSPHNSRLDMFLNDTDEDSDEEARREFVRTQRELRMRERRSHSSSIGKSTILERSNSDHEDADEDLSKDEGEDENLNEDEAAHRKFASKLHELRMRKRRSHTSSIG; translated from the exons ATGGATAACGGACCTGGGAAGGACGGGCAATCAGATCCCCCCCCAGTGATATCCTCGCTCGCCCATGCCTGCAACGCCGCTTTCACCAGACTATGCCAGGACCTCCCGACAACTGATTACCACGGCTTGGAGGCTAAAGCGACTGACGAGGCTGGCCGGTTCAGAATATGGGCGGCGAACATTGGCGCTCTGCAGAGGCCGCAGTCGTCCGGCTCACTCGACTCGAGATTGAAGAACGCCGAGCGCATGAAGAGTAGCGCGGTCTCGGGACTTCATCGACTGGAAGATGCTCTGGTTAGAG CGAACGGCATCGCGCTGGGAAACATACCCAACAGGACGAAAAGCCTGGTCACCGGTGAAGAGTCCATTAGCCACTCGTCTGATTTACACTCTGGAAATTCCTACGAAGGGAATCGTGTCTCTTCGGCTACGGAAATCGACGAGCTGTTCAACAACATTCGATCCTGCATCACGCATCTTTTTACACTCTCTACTTTGCTTCGTCGGAGTCACCCTCGAGGACGCACGTCACGGCAGGGCCCCCAGTACTCACAATCGGATCCCAGGCCGTCCATTACCAATGCACAAGACAAGTTTCCAAAACTGAAGCAGTCTACCTGGCTGGCGGAGAGAATAGGAGAGCGGAATGCTCGCCAAAGCGACTACATTCGTTATCGCCAGAATCATCGCAGGAACTTGGCCCAGGTCGAAGTCGGACCAGGACACGACGAGCAGGCAGAACGAGCCACGACCAAGGCGACTTCTTTCCACGAAACCCTCGCGTCACCCGAGAGCATCAGAAGAGATCCACTGGACTCGAAATGGGCGGAGAGCATATACACCGTCGCAACGTCATTTGCCCAGACAGCTGTTGGAGCTGACAACTATTCAGGCCGAATTGTCCCTCAACTGACAAGAATGTGGCTGGATGGACGACAGCTCGGTTACGGCGAACCGATAGAGTGTCCTTATTGTCGAACGATCCAAGTCATCAAGGATCGCTTTCATTGGAA GCATCACTTATATCGTGATCTCCAAACGTATGTATGTACATTCAAGGATTGTTCCGCGGAGCCATTCCAAACTTCCCATGAGTGGTTCGAGCACGAGCTGGACAAGCACCGGCGACAATGGAATTGCGCCCTCTGCAATGCGAAGTGCGTTTCCGCCTCGGGTCTTGAAGCGCATTTCGACTCCCGACATCCGGGTGTGGTGCCCGCCGCGCAGAGAAAGGTGATGCTGAAAGCTTGTGAAAAGCCCGTCGCTCATTTCGATAAAGACGCGTGCCTATTCTGTGACAGCTGGAACCCATCGACAATTATCGAGGGCAAATCCGAGAGGTTCCGCTCGCATCTGGCCAAACACTTCCAGGAGCTCGCCTGCGAGGCGATACCTTTAGCTATCGAAGGTCTCGTGGTCCAGGATGACTCTGACACTGATCACGACCCTACAACcagcgatggcgatgaccACAGCACGGAAGATGGTGAGATGACTGACGAACGCTGGGTAACAATCGGAAAGCACATCGAAGAGAAGGGATTGTGGAAATGCCTTCATTTAGAGAGAAGTGGATTGGTCTGCCCCAACACATACAGCTCCCACAGCATGTTGAGCAGCCACTTTCGAGAGCAGCATGAACTTACCACTCGTCCCGAAGTACAGCTCAACTTGTGTCGAGGATGTTATAATTTCTTCCGTGGAGAGTACTGCAACTGTGCTGGAGCAACGCACGGTTATGAAGTGTGGTACTTCGCCAAGTGGAGAGCTTCCTCCAACACCATAGTAAGGGCACAGCAGACCGTGGCAGATGCCGAGAGGAGGCCACAAATGGAACCGCATATGAATATGGAAGCCGAATTTGCTAGACAGAGAGCCTGGCTAGAGTCCAAGATGCAGCTGTATAATGCCGCAGATGCAGCCTTGGTCGACGAGAATCACAACCCTGGAGCTTCAGGCGGTGATGGACATGGCCTGCACCGGAACATCTACGAccagccgccgtcgcagcCTCCCCAGCAGCACATATACTACCAGGCCCAACAAGATCACCATTCGGCGCAAGAGGCACATTCCGTGGCTACTCATCCGCCCACGGACAACATATCACCCCCGACATTGGACAGGTCTTATGCACAGACATTGCCCCTCGAGAACGCACCAGAACCCTCTTTCTTGATTTTAGATGAGACTGGTCAGAAGCACTCGGTTCCTTTACGACTGGGTCGAAGTTGGCCT TACATGATAGAGTTCGTCGAAAATAAATTTATGATGGCCCTGGATGAAACCTCATCACAACAACAATACACCCTTTGCAAATTGGTGGGCGCAAACGGAAGCATTGCCCCCGAAGAATGGGAGCGGGTCATTAAGTCTGGCAGCGTCGTAAGAATGATAAGGTCAGAGCCATCAGAGAGGGGTCTGAGAGGGGAAGCCCAAAATTCCAATCAACGGCTCGGCACAGCAGACATTGGGATGAAGGCGCAGGCTGAGCGGGGAGGATTTAGATGTGAGGAGTCGACTAgagatgacgaggccgaggaccagATCTCTCACCCCCATTTCGCGCAGACCCCAGAGGGGCTGAAGACGCTCCGGCGCAGGACCAACTGGCTGAGCAAACGCGCGCTTTCGGAGGGCAGAGATTTCAAccccgaagacgaggtaAACTTCGAAGAGACCTGGAGCAGTGCCAGGCGACTTCAGAGGCGTACTCAGCCTAAACCTGGCGCGGCTAGCGGAACACATCCCGCCCGCGAGGGGGACAACGGAAGGCCCGATGCTGCGGCTGTCGCTAACGAGCTCGCGGCCGCTGATGACCGGTCCGGGGACGACCCGTCTCCTCATAATTCTCGCCTTGATATGTTTCTGAATGATACTGAcgaggactcggacgaggaggcgcgcCGCGAGTTCGTCCGCACACAGCGCGAGCTTCGGATGCGCGAGCGCCGGTCCCACAGCTCAAGCATCGGCAAAAGCACCATCTTGGAGCGCAGCAACTCAGACCACGAGGACGCGGACGAGGACCTCAgcaaggacgagggcgaggacgagaacctgaacgaggacgaggcggcgcatCGCAAGTTTGCCAGCAAGCTGCACGAGCTTCGGATGCGCAAGCGCCGGTCCCACACCTCAAGCATCGGCTAG
- a CDS encoding Putative cysteine peptidase, cysteine active, peptidase C1B, bleomycin hydrolase, translating into MGSQQSKTAVDASNEKALLERLRRIQVADDNFVNVDGSSSSSSATGADNEKSDVRLTREPEGLPVQQTQSWQSRFLSDPKNKLALTALSTADPRAVLASTPARLADPHVFNTRIPFEGAPMTNQRSSGRCWLFASTNVFRVALMRRHGLASFELSQSYLFFWDKLEKSNYFLEQVIDTAGEDLDGRLVQHMLGDIVSDGGQWDMVYNLVRKYGLVPQALYPDSWNAMNSGVLNSIIKTKLREYALALRAQVRSGSGSGSAHALSSAKDAMMRDILSVLTLALGPPPDPRAEFTWSYLDKDGKARELTTTPAAFATDIYSPELRITSSVIDSMVSLVHDPRHEPLTLLTVDRLGNVVGGRGVTYVNVDMATLKAACVAMIKAGLPVFFGSDVGKFSSSAAGVMDLDLIDYELGFGVSLLGMDKASRLRTGESAMTHAMVLTAVHLDADGRSVRWRVQNSWGEGAGDKGWFVMTDAWMDEFVYQAVVDVRFLSKDVRAVIGTEPTVLPLWDPMGSLA; encoded by the exons ATGGGTTCCCAACAGTCCAAGACGGCGGTCGACGCATCCAACGAAAAagccctcctcgagcgcctccgcCGGATCCAGGTCGCCGATGACAACTTTGTCAACGTCGACGgctcctcatcctcctcctccgccaccggcgccgacaacgaAAAGAGCGATGTCAGACTCACCCGCGAGCCCGAGGGCCTCCCCGTCCAGCAGACACAATCCTGGCAGTCGCGGTTCCTCTCCGACCCCAAGAATAA GCTCGCTCTCACGGCTCTCAGCACCGCCGACCcccgcgccgtgctggcgtcgacgcccgcgagGCTCGCCGACCCGCACGTCTTCAACACGCGCATCCCCTTCGAGGGCGCGCCCATGACGAACCAGCGCTCGTCCGGCCGGTGCTGGCTCTTCGCCTCGACCAACGTCTTCCGCGTCGCCCTCATGCGGCGCCACGGCCTCGCCTCCTTCGAGCTCTCCCAGTCctacctcttcttctgggaCAAGCTCGAGAAGAGCAACTACTTCCTCGAGCAGGTCATCGacaccgccggcgaggacctcgacggccgcctcgtccagcacatgctcggcgacatcgtcagcgacggcggccagtGGGACATGGTCTACAACCTCGTCCGCAAGTACGGCCTCGTGCCCCAGGCCCTGTACCCGGACTCGTGGAACGCCATGAACTCGGGCGTGCTCAACTCCATCATCAAGACCAAGCTGCGCGAGtacgccctcgccctccgcgCACAGGTCCGCTCCGGCTCTGGCTCCGGCTCCGCCCATGCGCTGTCCTCGGCCAAGGACGCCATGATGCGCGATATCCTCTCCGTcctcaccctcgccctcggcccgccgcccgacCCGCGCGCCGAGTTCACGTGGTCGtacctcgacaaggacggcaaggcgCGCGAGCTcacgacgacgcccgccgccttcgccaccGACATCTACTCGCCCGAGCTGCGCATCACCTCGTCCGTCATCGACTCCATGGTCTCGCTCGTCCACGACCCGCGCCACGAGCCGCTGACGCTACTCAccgtcgaccgcctcggcaacgtcgtcggcggccgcggcgtcacctacgtcaacgtcgacatggccaccctcaaggccgccTGCGTCGCCATGATCAAGGCCGGCCtccccgtcttcttcggctccgACGTCGGCAAGTtcagctcctccgccgccggcgtcatggacctcgacctcatcgactacgagctcggcttcggcgtctCGCTGCTCGGCATGGACAAGGCGAGCCGCCTGCGCACGGGCGAGAGCGCCATGACCCACGCCATGGTCCTGACCGCCGTccacctcgacgccgacggccgctcCGTCCGCTGGAGGGTCCAGAACAGCtggggcgagggcgccggagACAAGGGCTGGTTCGTCATGACCGACGCCTGGATGGACGAGTTCGTCTaccaggccgtcgtcgacgtgcgCTTCCTGAGCAAGGACGTCCGTGCCGTCATCGGCACCGAGCCGACCGTCTTGCCGCTGTGGGACCCTATGGGCAGTTTGGCCTAG